One stretch of Erpetoichthys calabaricus chromosome 14, fErpCal1.3, whole genome shotgun sequence DNA includes these proteins:
- the LOC127525856 gene encoding splicing factor U2AF 65 kDa subunit-like, with the protein MTCQARRLHVENMPFGVTKESMADFFNAQMCLPGLSQAPGNPILAAQMNQDKKFAFLEFRSVDETTQAMAFDGIQFQAQSLKIQRPPDYQPLPGISEQPPVHDPG; encoded by the exons ATGACGTGCCAGGCTAGACGGCTCCATGTGGAGAACATGCCGTTTGGGGTGACCAAG GAATCTATGGCCGATTTCTTCAATGCCCAGATGTGTCTACCTGGCCTGTCACAGGCGCCAGGCAACCCGATATTGGCGGCCCAGATGAACCAAGATAAGAAGTTTGCTTTTCTCGAA TTTCGCTCCGTGGATGAAACCACCCAGGCGATGGCTTTCGATGGAATCCAATTCCAGGCCCAGTCCTTGAAaattcaaaggccgcctgattaCCAGCCCCTCCCAGGGATCTCAGAGCAGCCCCCCGTTCACGACCCAG GTTAA